From a single Lacerta agilis isolate rLacAgi1 chromosome 3, rLacAgi1.pri, whole genome shotgun sequence genomic region:
- the GABRP gene encoding gamma-aminobutyric acid receptor subunit pi, whose amino-acid sequence MSLDVASISSISESDMDYTATIYLRQRWTDPRLVFQGNKSFTLDARLVKYLWVPDTYIVESKKSFLHEVTVENRLIRLFSNGTVLYALRITTTVACNMDLSKYPLDTQTCKLQMESWGYDENDVLYTWLRGNDSVHGLENLRLSQYTVEHYYSLVTMSHQETGNYPRLVLQFELKRNILYFILETYVPSTLLVILSWVSFWITLDSVPARTCIGVTTVLSMTTLMMGSRNAVTKTNGFIKAIDVYLGICFTFIFGALVEYAVAHYIASQKQAASERTVTREAEDVTNIFSTSVTSYNQKINLSAIDNIAYSGSTMKPKDKIRFLLRNKMRRVVSYFTIQNPGNIEHYSRLLFPLCFLVVNLFYWVYYLFF is encoded by the exons ATGAGCCTTGATGTTGCAAGCATTTCCAGCATCTCTGAGAGTGACATG GACTACACGGCGACAATATATTTGCGACAACGCTGGACAGATCCTCGGCTGGTTTTTCAGGGGAACAAAAGTTTCACTCTGGATGCTCGGCTGGTGAAATACCTGTGGGTTCCTGACACGTATATTGTGGAGTCTAAGAAGTCTTTCTTGCATGAGGTCACAGTAGAGAATCGGCTCATACGGCTGTTCTCTAACGGCACCGTCTTGTATGCTTTGCG GATCACTACCACAGTTGCGTGTAACATGGACCTGTCAAAATATCCCCTGGATACGCAGACATGTAAATTGCAGATGGAAAGCT GGGGATATGATGAAAACGATGTACTGTACACTTGGTTGAGGGGAAACGATTCGGTCCACGGCCTTGAGAACCTGCGACTTTCTCAGTACACAGTGGAGCATTATTACAGCCTTGTAACAATGTCTCACCAGGAAACAG GCAATTACCCAAGACTAGTATTGCAGTTTGAACTCAAGAGAAATATCCTTTATTTCATTCTGGAGACGTACGTGCCATCCACCCTCCTTGTCATATTGTCTTGGGTTTCTTTCTGGATCACTCTGGATTCCGTTCCGGCAAGAACATGTATTG GAGTAACAACTGTGCTCTCAATGACAACTCTGATGATGGGCTCGCGAAACGCTGTGACGAAGACCAACGGTTTCATAAAAGCCATTGACGTTTACCTGGGCATCTGTTTCACCTTCATATTTGGTGCCTTGGTAGAATATGCAGTAGCTCACTATATTGCATCGCAAAAG CAAGCAGCCTCTGAAAGAACA GTTACCAGAGAAGCGGAAGATGTCACCAATATCTTTTCCACATCTGTCACCAGCTACAATCAAAAGATAAACTTGAGTGCCATCGATAATATCGCCTACAGTGGTTCGACTATGAAACCAAAGGACAAAATTCGGTTTCTTTTGAGGAACAAAATGCGCAGGGTTGTCAGCTATTTCACAATTCAAAACCCAGGCAACATCGAACACTACTCAAGGTTGCTCTTCCCTCTGTGTTTTTTGGTAGTCAATTTGTTTTATTGGGTTTATTACTTATTCTTTTAG